One Oceanicoccus sagamiensis genomic region harbors:
- a CDS encoding flagellar protein MotY → MSRLYLHLMLGLLISGWALSAHALRLGPGMNHAEWRLELSPFECKMWQPLPYFGDAVFSNRAGEEQKFYLAPTRKAMKAGEARLVSTPPVWDETRRSLDMGIVKVHPNKPSISLGKKRSTQLLNELYDGMSPVFSRPSWYAEDEDIEVFLSSINFRKAYDQYRGCLAALLPVNFDQINRSRIHFPTAKYELTRASKTQLDHVVQYVKADPSVTSFFIDGHTDNVGRRLYNLDLSKRRAEAVTNYLVANGVDEAIITTRYHGERYPLVSNSSGKNRSSNRRVTIRLEREGL, encoded by the coding sequence ATGAGTCGTTTATATTTGCATCTAATGTTAGGCCTGTTAATCAGTGGTTGGGCCTTGTCTGCCCATGCGCTGCGTTTGGGGCCAGGCATGAATCATGCTGAATGGCGGCTGGAGCTTTCCCCGTTTGAGTGCAAAATGTGGCAGCCGCTGCCTTATTTCGGCGATGCAGTATTCTCTAATCGCGCCGGTGAAGAGCAAAAGTTTTATCTGGCTCCCACCCGTAAAGCCATGAAGGCGGGCGAGGCCAGATTGGTCTCGACGCCTCCGGTTTGGGATGAAACCCGCCGCAGCCTGGATATGGGGATTGTTAAGGTACACCCGAACAAGCCCTCTATCTCGCTGGGTAAAAAGCGTTCTACCCAGCTATTAAATGAACTGTATGATGGTATGTCGCCGGTCTTTTCTCGCCCCTCCTGGTATGCGGAGGATGAAGATATTGAAGTCTTTCTATCGTCGATTAATTTCCGTAAGGCCTATGATCAATACCGGGGCTGTCTGGCGGCCTTGCTGCCGGTCAACTTTGACCAGATTAACCGCTCGAGAATCCACTTCCCCACTGCAAAGTATGAGTTAACCCGGGCATCCAAAACCCAGTTAGATCATGTGGTGCAGTATGTGAAGGCCGACCCTTCCGTCACCAGCTTCTTTATTGATGGCCATACCGACAATGTTGGGCGTCGGCTCTATAACCTTGATCTGTCGAAGCGTCGGGCGGAAGCGGTGACCAATTATCTGGTGGCCAACGGGGTGGACGAGGCCATCATAACGACCCGTTATCACGGCGAGCGCTATCCTTTGGTTAGCAATAGCAGTGGTAAAAACCGCTCGTCCAATCGGCGGGTGACCATCCGTCTGGAGCGGGAAGGGCTCTGA
- a CDS encoding argininosuccinate synthase has product MSDINKVVLAYSGGLDTSVIVRWLQDTYNCEVVTFTADIGQGEEVEPARAKAEALGVKEIYIDDLKEEFVRDYVFPMFRANTIYEGEYLLGTSIARPLIAKRLIEIANETGADAISHGATGKGNDQVRFELGAYALKPGIQVIAPWREWDLTSRETLMAYCAERDIPVDFAGSKKKSPYSMDANLLHISYEGGILEDPWAEAEDDMWRWSVSPEQAPDTPTYLELTYRGGDIVAIDGEAMSPATVLAYLNKVGGANGIGRLDIVENRYVGMKSRGCYETPGGTIMMPAHRAIESITLDREVAHLKDSLMPKYAELVYNGYWWAPERQMLQTAIDESQQFVNGDVRVKLYKGNVTVVGRRSEQSLFDESIATFEDDAGAYDQQDAEGFIKLNALRMRIAANKGRSML; this is encoded by the coding sequence ATGTCTGATATCAACAAAGTCGTTTTGGCCTATTCCGGTGGTCTGGATACTTCCGTTATTGTCCGTTGGTTGCAAGATACCTATAACTGCGAGGTGGTGACCTTTACCGCCGATATTGGCCAGGGGGAAGAAGTTGAGCCCGCCCGTGCCAAGGCTGAAGCGCTGGGAGTGAAGGAAATCTATATTGATGACCTGAAAGAAGAGTTTGTCCGTGACTATGTATTCCCGATGTTTCGCGCTAATACGATTTATGAAGGCGAGTACCTGCTGGGCACCTCAATTGCCCGCCCGTTAATTGCCAAGCGTCTGATCGAAATTGCTAATGAAACCGGAGCTGATGCTATTTCTCATGGTGCTACCGGTAAAGGTAATGATCAGGTGCGTTTTGAACTGGGCGCCTATGCCTTAAAGCCCGGTATTCAGGTGATTGCACCTTGGCGTGAGTGGGACCTGACTTCCCGTGAAACCTTAATGGCTTACTGTGCTGAGCGTGATATTCCGGTTGATTTTGCGGGTAGCAAGAAGAAGTCACCTTATTCAATGGATGCCAATTTGCTGCATATCTCCTACGAAGGTGGCATTCTTGAGGACCCTTGGGCAGAAGCCGAGGACGATATGTGGCGCTGGAGTGTCTCTCCTGAACAGGCCCCCGATACCCCTACCTATCTGGAATTAACCTACCGCGGTGGTGATATTGTCGCGATTGACGGTGAAGCCATGTCCCCTGCCACGGTATTGGCCTACCTTAATAAAGTGGGCGGTGCCAACGGTATTGGCCGCTTGGATATTGTTGAAAACCGCTATGTAGGTATGAAGTCTCGCGGCTGTTATGAAACCCCGGGGGGCACCATTATGATGCCGGCCCACCGTGCGATTGAGTCCATCACTCTGGACCGTGAAGTGGCGCATTTAAAAGATAGCCTGATGCCCAAATATGCAGAGCTTGTGTATAACGGCTACTGGTGGGCTCCTGAGCGTCAGATGCTGCAAACTGCTATTGATGAGTCTCAGCAGTTTGTTAATGGTGATGTCAGAGTTAAGCTCTATAAAGGCAATGTCACCGTTGTTGGCCGCCGTTCAGAGCAGTCGCTATTTGATGAAAGTATTGCGACATTTGAAGATGATGCCGGTGCTTATGACCAGCAGGACGCGGAAGGCTTTATTAAGTTGAATGCATTGCGTATGCGCATAGCGGCAAATAAGGGCCGCTCCATGTTATAA
- a CDS encoding CaiB/BaiF CoA transferase family protein, which produces MSSRKRPLEGIRVIELGQLLAGPFTGSMLAYFGAEVIKVEPPKGGDPIRGWREVQNGTSLWWHSLGRNKKSVTIDLKAEEGRELVRKLIDTADVLVENFRPGVMEKWGLGPDAIKQSNPGIIYTRISGYGQDGPNSVKPGYASVCEGYSGFRYVNGFENQAPVRPNLSIGDTIAAIHAALGVTLAIIERSNNEDGEGQVIDVALYESMFNLMEAVIPEYDGAGVIREPSGTTVTGIVPTNTFRCRDAKYVVIGGNGDAIFKRLMIAAGYPEMADNPEMADNAGRVVHEVEIDNALAKWCLDNDAKTIIDTLEAERVPVGPIYNVEDMMNDEHYKARGMFEQVEIDGKPLKIPAILPKLKSTPGETTWSGPQLGSHNDEVLKDLLGLDAGSLEQLKGSGVIA; this is translated from the coding sequence ATGTCCAGCCGTAAACGCCCCCTTGAAGGCATCCGTGTTATTGAATTAGGCCAATTACTGGCAGGCCCTTTTACTGGCTCTATGCTGGCCTATTTTGGCGCTGAAGTGATTAAGGTCGAACCACCCAAAGGCGGTGACCCTATCCGCGGCTGGCGCGAAGTGCAAAACGGCACCTCGCTATGGTGGCATAGCCTGGGCCGCAATAAGAAATCCGTGACCATCGACTTAAAGGCCGAAGAAGGCCGAGAGCTGGTGCGCAAGCTGATCGATACGGCTGATGTGTTAGTTGAGAACTTTCGCCCCGGCGTTATGGAAAAATGGGGCCTTGGCCCGGACGCCATTAAGCAGAGCAACCCCGGTATTATCTACACCCGCATCTCCGGTTACGGCCAGGATGGGCCCAATTCAGTGAAGCCCGGCTATGCTTCGGTCTGTGAAGGCTATAGTGGCTTTCGCTATGTCAACGGCTTTGAAAACCAGGCGCCAGTACGCCCTAATTTAAGTATTGGTGACACCATTGCCGCTATCCATGCTGCGCTAGGTGTAACTCTGGCGATTATTGAGCGCAGTAATAATGAAGACGGCGAAGGGCAAGTGATTGATGTTGCCCTTTACGAGTCTATGTTTAATTTGATGGAAGCGGTCATCCCTGAATATGACGGCGCTGGGGTGATTCGCGAGCCTTCCGGTACTACGGTAACCGGTATCGTGCCCACTAATACCTTCCGCTGCCGCGATGCAAAATATGTGGTGATTGGCGGTAACGGCGACGCTATTTTTAAACGCCTGATGATTGCCGCCGGTTATCCGGAGATGGCAGATAACCCAGAGATGGCAGATAACGCTGGCCGTGTGGTTCATGAAGTGGAGATTGATAATGCTCTGGCTAAATGGTGTTTGGATAATGATGCAAAAACTATTATTGATACGCTGGAAGCAGAGCGTGTGCCGGTCGGCCCGATCTACAATGTAGAAGATATGATGAACGATGAGCACTACAAAGCGCGCGGCATGTTTGAGCAGGTTGAAATTGATGGCAAGCCATTAAAGATTCCGGCAATTTTACCCAAGCTAAAATCCACCCCCGGAGAAACAACCTGGTCTGGTCCGCAACTTGGCAGCCATAATGATGAGGTTTTAAAAGATCTGTTAGGGCTGGATGCCGGCAGCCTTGAACAACTCAAAGGCTCTGGCGTTATTGCTTAA
- a CDS encoding FKBP-type peptidyl-prolyl cis-trans isomerase, giving the protein MLIGQNSVVSIQYTLTNDSGEVMDQSQEGQPLVYLHGAAGIIPGLENELTGKTEGAEFKVTIKPEEAYGDHIPEMVQEVPRTSFPPDQDIQVGMQFNAESPNGPMTVAVTAVTDDTITVDGNHPLAGLTLHFEGKIEGVREATAEELDHGHAH; this is encoded by the coding sequence ATGTTAATCGGCCAGAATTCTGTTGTAAGTATTCAATATACCCTCACCAATGATAGTGGTGAAGTGATGGACCAGTCACAGGAAGGACAACCCCTGGTCTATTTACACGGTGCTGCGGGTATTATCCCCGGCCTTGAAAATGAGCTAACGGGCAAGACGGAAGGCGCTGAATTTAAAGTCACGATTAAACCTGAAGAAGCCTACGGCGATCATATTCCAGAGATGGTACAAGAGGTTCCACGTACCTCCTTTCCACCCGATCAGGATATTCAGGTGGGTATGCAGTTTAATGCCGAGTCACCCAATGGCCCAATGACTGTTGCTGTCACTGCGGTCACCGATGACACGATAACGGTTGATGGCAACCACCCTCTGGCGGGTTTAACGCTGCACTTTGAAGGTAAAATTGAAGGCGTTCGCGAAGCCACTGCTGAAGAGCTGGATCACGGCCACGCACACTAA
- a CDS encoding MFS transporter — protein sequence MKAGFGNVFILAFSNALAFSVTPMMMLVGSLLGADMAPSVDWATLPIALMVIGTAIGVVPATKLMQSLGRKNALWLFMGLGIATCLLASESLVYHSFTLFCVCALFIGVTNAALQQVRFAAMECVDASKAATAASVIMLGGVLAAIVGPELAVFGRHLTEIDYQGSFWLVAASTGLAAILLTFFSPAQQAAVTTASTTRPIREILQNRAFCLAVASGVVGYMVMTFVMTCTPISMHNHHGHSLADTKWVIQCHIAAMFLPSLVSPWLFRLLGIRGMMVTGLICYAITIAIGVVDTSVNGFWLQLVMLGIGWNFLFVSGTALLPSTYLPGEQYRAQSFNDSTVFSIQAVASLSAGWAISSTSWQAVLLLCTIPVGLMLYALLWSRSAKLAVS from the coding sequence ATGAAAGCAGGTTTTGGCAATGTTTTTATTCTGGCATTCAGTAATGCTCTGGCGTTTTCGGTAACGCCAATGATGATGTTGGTGGGCAGCTTGTTAGGTGCGGATATGGCGCCCTCGGTTGATTGGGCCACCTTACCGATTGCACTTATGGTGATCGGCACAGCGATTGGCGTGGTGCCTGCAACAAAACTGATGCAGTCCCTCGGCAGAAAAAATGCGCTGTGGTTATTTATGGGGCTGGGTATAGCTACGTGTTTGTTGGCCAGCGAAAGTCTGGTGTATCACAGTTTTACCTTGTTTTGTGTCTGTGCATTATTTATCGGCGTTACCAATGCGGCGTTGCAGCAAGTTCGTTTTGCGGCGATGGAATGTGTTGATGCCAGCAAAGCGGCGACAGCAGCATCGGTCATTATGTTAGGAGGTGTGTTGGCGGCGATAGTCGGGCCGGAGTTAGCCGTTTTCGGTCGTCACCTGACCGAGATAGATTATCAGGGCTCTTTTTGGTTGGTGGCTGCCAGTACCGGTTTGGCAGCCATACTCTTAACGTTTTTTTCTCCCGCACAACAAGCGGCTGTCACCACTGCCAGCACCACAAGGCCAATCAGAGAGATTCTGCAAAACCGCGCCTTCTGTTTGGCGGTGGCCAGTGGTGTAGTCGGTTATATGGTGATGACTTTTGTTATGACCTGTACACCCATCAGTATGCATAACCATCATGGTCATAGCCTGGCAGATACCAAATGGGTGATTCAATGCCATATTGCCGCGATGTTTTTACCCTCATTAGTGTCGCCCTGGTTATTCCGCCTTTTAGGGATTAGAGGCATGATGGTAACGGGTTTAATATGTTATGCCATTACCATCGCAATTGGGGTGGTTGACACTTCCGTGAATGGTTTTTGGTTACAGTTAGTGATGCTGGGTATTGGCTGGAATTTCTTATTTGTTTCAGGAACCGCTCTGCTGCCCAGTACCTATTTACCGGGTGAGCAATACCGGGCGCAATCGTTTAATGACAGTACCGTATTTTCAATTCAGGCTGTTGCCTCCCTGTCGGCGGGGTGGGCTATCAGCTCAACCAGTTGGCAGGCTGTTTTACTCCTGTGCACAATACCGGTAGGCTTGATGTTGTATGCTTTGCTATGGAGCCGGTCAGCTAAACTGGCAGTCAGCTGA
- a CDS encoding GntR family transcriptional regulator, which translates to MTKETIKTFALDPHSPMPLYYQVYTSITDRIATTEFTANQLLPSERLLVEQYGVSRITVSRAMDLLKEKGVIRLHHGKGHYVNRQKLHNDPTSRASIKDYLSEQGVETDWQVCHKEWLNGPDSESIGLNLPMGRKYFQAQLMMRSDGKPVGFYYLYVPWKVARAARVDAMDEDSLLTFLRDSPTTNNCKTERCLDAMLAEGAAANQLQLAEGSAMMRIDIRYTASSGTLVQAMRSFYRGDSFSYRF; encoded by the coding sequence GTGACCAAAGAGACCATAAAAACCTTTGCATTAGACCCTCACAGTCCAATGCCTTTGTACTATCAGGTATATACCTCTATTACCGACCGTATCGCTACCACCGAGTTTACCGCTAACCAATTACTACCGTCAGAACGCTTATTGGTTGAGCAGTATGGCGTCAGTCGTATTACCGTTTCCCGCGCGATGGATTTACTAAAAGAAAAAGGTGTTATTCGTTTGCACCATGGCAAAGGGCATTATGTTAATCGACAAAAGCTGCATAACGATCCCACTTCAAGAGCCAGTATCAAAGATTATTTGAGTGAGCAGGGCGTGGAAACCGATTGGCAGGTTTGCCATAAAGAGTGGTTAAATGGCCCGGACAGTGAGTCCATTGGTTTAAACCTGCCAATGGGTAGAAAGTATTTTCAAGCGCAGCTAATGATGCGTAGCGATGGCAAGCCGGTTGGATTTTATTATCTCTATGTGCCCTGGAAAGTAGCGCGAGCTGCTCGTGTTGATGCGATGGATGAAGATAGCCTGTTAACATTTTTGCGGGACTCTCCCACGACTAATAATTGTAAAACCGAGCGCTGTCTGGATGCGATGTTGGCGGAAGGTGCTGCGGCAAACCAGTTACAGTTGGCCGAAGGCTCAGCAATGATGCGGATTGATATTCGGTATACAGCATCCAGCGGTACACTCGTGCAGGCTATGCGTTCTTTTTATCGCGGAGATAGTTTTAGTTATAGATTTTAA
- a CDS encoding SIR2 family NAD-dependent protein deacylase, with protein MNTLYITGAGVSAESGIPTFRGRDGYWTIDSENYTPQEMATRHMYINNPVEFLSWYYHRFATYRHHGPNEVHHWLADKNLITQNIDGLDGKAGNKHYIAIHGRLDQRTIFYPQEEIVEIIDTPWDDVDEDRLSESLLALFNIQQQSPPQLHQAYKPYVLLFDEYYTENYRISEAQQRMRDADKIVFMGTSFSVNITQMALEIAYQKNTPIDIIDPEPVTINYPNANYHIMTALEYINSDLCEP; from the coding sequence ATGAACACGCTATATATTACCGGTGCCGGCGTCAGTGCTGAAAGTGGTATTCCGACCTTCCGCGGCCGGGATGGTTATTGGACGATTGACAGCGAGAACTATACACCACAGGAAATGGCCACTCGCCATATGTATATCAATAATCCTGTTGAGTTTTTATCGTGGTATTACCACCGCTTTGCCACTTATCGCCACCACGGCCCCAACGAGGTTCACCATTGGCTGGCGGATAAAAATTTGATCACGCAAAATATTGATGGTCTGGATGGTAAAGCTGGCAATAAACACTATATTGCCATTCATGGACGATTAGACCAAAGGACTATTTTTTACCCGCAGGAGGAGATCGTAGAGATTATCGACACCCCCTGGGATGATGTCGACGAAGACAGACTTAGCGAATCCCTCTTGGCACTGTTTAATATTCAACAACAGTCACCGCCTCAACTACATCAGGCCTATAAACCCTACGTGCTGTTATTTGATGAATATTACACGGAGAATTACCGCATCAGTGAAGCACAGCAGCGCATGCGCGATGCCGATAAAATCGTGTTTATGGGCACCTCGTTTAGCGTCAATATCACCCAAATGGCATTGGAGATTGCTTACCAGAAAAATACGCCGATAGACATTATTGACCCCGAACCCGTGACTATTAATTACCCAAACGCCAACTACCACATTATGACGGCACTGGAATATATTAACAGCGACCTCTGTGAACCTTAA